The window ACCCCTGAGGTGACCGCCTTCGCCGCCCGGTATGCCCGCCAGGTGGCCCGGGAGCGGTTTTTGTCGGAGCTGGAAAACCTGGTGCGGGACCTTTCCCTTTCCCAAACCAAGGTTCCCGTGCCCAGGGGGGTACGGGAAGGAGGGGAGGGAACGGAGCGCTTTCCCGGGGAGCCCTACCGGCGGTTCTTCGCCAGGCTCTACGCCCGTCTGGAGAAGGGGGAGGCCAGCACGGAGGAGCTTTTGCGGGCTGTGAGGGTGGCGGAGGAGGGCCTGGCCTCTGTGGGTCTGGAAAAGGTGGCCGCCTCCTTCCTCCGTCCCCTCGAGGCCCGCCTTTTCGCCTTCGGCCTGGAGCTTGCTCCTTTGGACCTCAGGGAGGAGTCCGGGAAGCTTTTGGAGGCGGCGGCGGAACTCCTGAGGGTTGGGATGGTCCACCCGGATCTCCTCTCCTTGCCCCCAGAGGCGCAAGAGGCCCTCCTCACCGAAGAGCTGAGAAGCGCCCGTCCCCTTCTGCCCGTGGGCCATGAGCCCGAGGGGGAGGCTTTGCGGGTGGCCCTGGGGGCTATGCGGGCCTGGCGGGATAAGGGGGCCCATGTGGTATCCATGACCCACCATCCCGCGGACATCCTGGCGGTGTTCCTCCTGGCCCGGGAGGTGGGGCTTTACCGGCCGGGCGCGGCCTTGCCCTTTGACGTGGTCCCCCTTTTTGAGACCCTCGAGGACCTCCAGCGGGCCCCCCAGGTGCTGGCCCGTCTCCTCTCCAACCCCGTCTTCCTAGCCCATGCCCGGGGCCGGGGTGGGGTAGAGGTGATGATCGGCTACTCCGACTCCAACAAGGATGCCGGCTTCCTGGCTGCCAACCTGGCCCTATACGAGGCCCAGGAGGCCTTGGCTAAGGTGGGGGAAGGTCTCGGCCTGCCGGTTTTCTTCTTCCACGGCCGGGGTACCTCCACCGCCCGGGGCGGGGGGCCTGCGGGCCGGGCCATCGCCAGCCTGCCTCCCAGGAGCGTGGGGCACCGCATCCGCCTCACGGAGCAAGGGGAGGCCTTGGCGGACCGGTACAGCCACCCCGAACTGGCCGTGCGCCACCTGGAGCAGCTTCTGTTCCACTTTGCCCAGGCGGCCCTGGGCGAGGGGGTGGAGCCTAGGCCTGAGTGGCGGGAGGCCCTGTGGCAGGCGGGGGAGGAGAGCATGCGCCGCTACCGCGCCCTCTTGGCCCAGGAGGGTTTCTTTCCCTTTTTCGAGGCCTTTACCCCCATTCGGGAGATCGGGGAACTTCCCATCGCCAGCCGCCCCGTGTACCGTCACGGCCGGGTGCGGGAGATCCGCGACCTCAGGGCCATTCCCTGGGTGATGGCCTGGACCCAGGTGCGCCTGCTTCTGCCCGGCTGGTACGGGCTTACGGCCTTGGAAGCCTTGCCGCTGGCCCTTCTCAGACGCATGTACCGGGAGTGGCCCTTCTTCGCCACCACCTTGGAGAGCGCGGCCATGGCCTTGGCCAAGGCGGACCTGGGGGTGGCGGAGCTTTACCTGCGCCTGGTGCCGGAAAGGCTGCACCCCCTTTTCCACGGCCTTGCCCAGGAGTACCGGAAGACCGTGGTCCTTCTGGAGGCCATTTTCCAAGCCCCTCTTCTGC is drawn from Thermus neutrinimicus and contains these coding sequences:
- a CDS encoding phosphoenolpyruvate carboxylase, which codes for MKPAREDTFDLLRAEVDLLGRLLGEAIRAVSGERFFALVEEVRLLSKSRRQGDEEARATLLQRVEGLSLEEAEALVRAFTHYFHLVNLAEERHRVRVNRLRAQAETQENPRPEGFLALAKALRERGLSLEEAEAHLNRLELWLTFTAHPTETRRRTLRHHLERLQEELETGDLGRLAARVALLYATEEVRKARPTVEDEIKGGLYYLPTTLWQAVPRVVEGLEAALEKLYGKRPRLKSPVRFRSWIGGDRDGNPFVTPEVTAFAARYARQVARERFLSELENLVRDLSLSQTKVPVPRGVREGGEGTERFPGEPYRRFFARLYARLEKGEASTEELLRAVRVAEEGLASVGLEKVAASFLRPLEARLFAFGLELAPLDLREESGKLLEAAAELLRVGMVHPDLLSLPPEAQEALLTEELRSARPLLPVGHEPEGEALRVALGAMRAWRDKGAHVVSMTHHPADILAVFLLAREVGLYRPGAALPFDVVPLFETLEDLQRAPQVLARLLSNPVFLAHARGRGGVEVMIGYSDSNKDAGFLAANLALYEAQEALAKVGEGLGLPVFFFHGRGTSTARGGGPAGRAIASLPPRSVGHRIRLTEQGEALADRYSHPELAVRHLEQLLFHFAQAALGEGVEPRPEWREALWQAGEESMRRYRALLAQEGFFPFFEAFTPIREIGELPIASRPVYRHGRVREIRDLRAIPWVMAWTQVRLLLPGWYGLTALEALPLALLRRMYREWPFFATTLESAAMALAKADLGVAELYLRLVPERLHPLFHGLAQEYRKTVVLLEAIFQAPLLHNQRTLERQIALRNPYVDPINFVQVELLRRYRAPGGREDEALRKALLLSLLGVAAGLRNAG